In Streptomyces chartreusis, the following proteins share a genomic window:
- a CDS encoding dienelactone hydrolase family protein — protein MQFHTPPNTPTPASSRAHASGSTRRRAGRLVGAAAALAAVVGLGTLTSPGAHAADNPYERGPAPTTSSIEASRGPYAVSQTSVSSLSVSGFGGGTIYYPTSTSDGTFGAVAISPGYTAYESSIAWLGPRLASQGFVVFTIDTLTTLDQPDSRGRQLLAALDHLTERSSVRSRIDASRLGVMGHSMGGGGSLEAAKSRPALQAAIPLTPWNLDKTWPEVTTPTLIFGADGDTVAPVASHAEPFYSSLSSSLDRGYLELNSATHFTPNSSNTTIAKYSISWLKRFIDNDTRYEQFLCPLPRPSLTIEEYRGNCPHTS, from the coding sequence GTGCAGTTCCACACCCCACCCAACACCCCCACCCCCGCGAGCTCCCGCGCTCACGCCTCCGGCTCCACCCGGCGCCGGGCCGGGCGACTGGTCGGCGCCGCCGCGGCGCTCGCCGCGGTCGTCGGCCTGGGAACCCTGACCAGCCCGGGCGCCCATGCGGCGGACAACCCCTACGAGCGCGGCCCGGCCCCCACCACCTCCAGCATCGAGGCGTCACGCGGCCCGTACGCCGTGTCGCAGACGTCCGTCTCCTCGCTGTCCGTCAGCGGATTCGGCGGCGGCACGATCTACTACCCGACGTCCACCAGCGACGGCACCTTCGGAGCCGTGGCCATCTCGCCCGGCTACACGGCCTACGAGTCGTCGATCGCCTGGCTGGGACCGCGACTGGCCTCGCAGGGCTTCGTCGTGTTCACCATCGACACGCTCACCACGCTCGACCAGCCCGACTCCCGCGGCCGCCAGCTGCTGGCCGCACTGGACCACCTCACCGAACGCAGTTCCGTCCGCTCCCGCATCGACGCGAGCCGCCTCGGTGTCATGGGCCACTCGATGGGCGGCGGCGGAAGCCTCGAGGCCGCGAAGTCGCGTCCGGCACTCCAGGCGGCGATCCCGCTGACCCCGTGGAACCTCGACAAGACCTGGCCCGAGGTCACCACGCCGACCCTGATCTTCGGAGCCGACGGTGACACCGTCGCCCCGGTCGCCTCCCACGCCGAACCCTTCTACTCCAGCCTGTCCTCCTCGCTGGACCGGGGCTACCTGGAGCTGAACTCGGCGACCCACTTCACGCCCAACTCGTCGAACACGACGATCGCGAAGTACAGCATTTCCTGGCTCAAGCGGTTCATCGACAACGACACCCGCTACGAGCAGTTCCTGTGCCCGCTGCCCCGGCCGAGCCTGACCATCGAGGAGTACCGGGGCAACTGCCCGCACACCTCCTGA
- a CDS encoding helix-turn-helix transcriptional regulator, with the protein MFDGPVGDARESLLLAASLLAADAPERAEAAHLCAADAAWAAGDIAACLSTLDGAYAGLGAGEDVGPGSRQAEGDHGAVLESERPPSPVTAAPSHGDGRRSRDWAMDAFVRDYRDGMRALLARRPELATGPLRRVLDRARADHRPERLLRAASAALLLGDVGAARAAGARALASARTADSAVFEARALEYLAYGELRAGRHAQARAHAEEGVRAALAAGHRNTAASHHAMLALAASIEGDTAAVGRHASAALGVARRHGLAQAATLAEWATARADLARGRPLEAADRLGPLVGPGPRRGHFAVWMLAVPCFVEAAVLAGHPEGARTVVDDFAVWAAFGADPHAPAQLARCRALLASEDGADDFYLRALALHDETGGDFERARTELLYGRWLRRRRRLREARPRLGAALVGFERCGAGAWAEQTRGELRANGAAPGREAAGGLSLLTPQQLRIARHVAEGATNREVARRLAVSTRTIDYHLRNVFAALGVRSRIELARMVDQEGR; encoded by the coding sequence TTGTTCGACGGGCCGGTGGGTGACGCCCGCGAATCCCTGCTGCTGGCCGCGTCGCTGCTGGCCGCCGACGCCCCGGAGCGGGCCGAGGCGGCCCACCTGTGCGCGGCGGACGCCGCCTGGGCTGCGGGGGACATCGCGGCTTGCCTGAGCACGCTCGACGGGGCGTATGCCGGACTGGGCGCCGGCGAGGACGTGGGCCCCGGTAGCCGCCAAGCGGAGGGTGATCACGGAGCGGTACTGGAGTCCGAGCGCCCACCGTCGCCGGTCACCGCCGCTCCCTCTCACGGAGACGGACGGCGGTCCCGGGACTGGGCCATGGACGCCTTCGTGCGGGACTACCGCGACGGCATGCGTGCCCTGTTGGCCCGTCGGCCGGAGCTCGCCACCGGGCCCCTGCGGCGCGTGCTGGATCGTGCCCGCGCCGACCATCGCCCGGAGCGACTGCTGCGTGCCGCGTCGGCCGCGCTGCTCCTCGGGGACGTCGGAGCGGCCCGCGCCGCCGGGGCCCGCGCCCTCGCGTCCGCCCGTACCGCGGACAGTGCCGTGTTCGAGGCTCGAGCCCTGGAGTACCTGGCGTACGGCGAACTGCGCGCCGGTCGCCACGCGCAGGCCCGTGCCCACGCCGAGGAGGGCGTGCGGGCCGCGCTGGCGGCAGGGCACCGCAACACCGCGGCGAGCCACCACGCGATGCTCGCCCTCGCGGCCTCGATCGAGGGGGACACCGCTGCGGTCGGACGACACGCCTCGGCCGCCCTGGGCGTCGCCCGCCGCCACGGACTCGCCCAGGCGGCGACCCTGGCCGAGTGGGCCACCGCCCGAGCGGACCTGGCGCGCGGACGTCCCCTGGAGGCCGCCGACCGGCTCGGTCCGCTCGTCGGGCCCGGTCCCAGACGCGGCCACTTCGCCGTGTGGATGCTCGCCGTGCCCTGCTTCGTGGAGGCCGCGGTACTGGCCGGGCACCCCGAGGGCGCGCGGACGGTGGTCGACGACTTCGCCGTGTGGGCCGCCTTCGGCGCCGACCCGCACGCCCCGGCCCAGCTCGCCCGCTGCCGCGCCCTGCTCGCCTCCGAGGACGGCGCAGACGACTTCTACCTGCGAGCCCTCGCCCTGCACGACGAGACGGGCGGCGACTTCGAGCGCGCCCGCACGGAGCTCCTGTACGGCCGGTGGCTGCGCCGGCGACGTCGTCTGCGCGAGGCCCGGCCCCGGCTCGGCGCCGCCCTCGTCGGCTTCGAACGCTGCGGCGCCGGCGCCTGGGCGGAGCAGACGCGCGGCGAGCTGCGCGCCAACGGAGCCGCGCCCGGGAGGGAGGCGGCGGGTGGGCTGTCACTGCTCACACCGCAGCAGCTGCGCATCGCCAGGCATGTCGCCGAGGGCGCCACCAACCGCGAGGTGGCCCGGCGACTGGCAGTGAGCACCCGCACGATCGACTACCACCTGCGCAACGTCTTCGCCGCCCTCGGCGTCCGCTCCCGCATCGAACTGGCCCGCATGGTCGACCAGGAAGGCCGCTGA
- a CDS encoding helix-turn-helix domain-containing protein — protein MHPAVRTRATNRTGPTPVPQPRTRRIRSLIDADALRALHRAARVLIDDLPDLTDRLVAVLREQEPAYRTALENDHAATWEEVHRSLRHSVTSLLDPRGTREAAHRCTWRIGVTRAEQGLPLDALLHAFRLGGSLVWQRLVEETSRSAPEDIRLLVHVATDVWNFVDEHCSLVADAYRQAERQLAWRRENRVRLLATALLDGTSRIADLPETAEGLRLPEHGRYVVVAVTGGRPQGPTSVRPAPVPPGTSVYWHSGVEVDYGIVLVGDEGDGEDDQDPVAALGLSADGTCEGRVGVGSAVAGLASVGDARRLADLALSICPPDGGTVRLTEHLPEALVISCPELGATLTEQVLGPLLRLEPADRDVLLDTLAAWFACDGSAQRAGEQLYCHRNTVLNRLRRCEQLTGRSLARPLDVVQISLALTARRLLRG, from the coding sequence ATGCATCCTGCCGTACGCACACGCGCGACGAACCGCACCGGGCCGACGCCCGTTCCGCAGCCGCGGACACGACGCATCCGGTCGCTGATCGACGCCGACGCGCTGCGCGCCCTGCACCGGGCGGCCCGCGTCCTCATCGACGACCTCCCGGACCTGACCGACCGGCTCGTGGCCGTCCTGCGCGAGCAGGAACCGGCGTACCGGACCGCGCTGGAGAACGACCACGCCGCCACCTGGGAGGAGGTGCACCGTTCCCTGCGGCACAGCGTGACCTCGCTGCTCGACCCGCGCGGCACCCGCGAGGCCGCCCACCGGTGCACCTGGCGCATCGGCGTCACCCGGGCCGAGCAGGGGCTGCCGCTGGACGCCCTGCTGCACGCCTTCCGGCTCGGCGGCTCCCTCGTCTGGCAGCGGCTGGTGGAGGAGACCTCCCGCTCGGCGCCCGAGGACATCCGGCTCCTGGTGCACGTCGCCACCGACGTGTGGAACTTCGTCGACGAGCACTGCAGCCTCGTCGCGGACGCCTACCGGCAGGCCGAACGGCAACTGGCCTGGCGGCGCGAGAACCGGGTACGGCTCCTCGCGACCGCCCTCCTCGACGGCACCAGCAGGATCGCCGACCTGCCCGAGACCGCCGAGGGACTGCGCCTGCCGGAGCACGGGCGGTACGTCGTCGTCGCGGTCACCGGCGGCCGGCCCCAGGGCCCCACGAGCGTGCGCCCCGCCCCCGTACCACCAGGCACGAGCGTCTACTGGCACTCGGGAGTGGAAGTGGACTACGGCATCGTCCTGGTCGGTGACGAGGGCGACGGGGAGGACGACCAGGACCCCGTGGCGGCGCTCGGGCTCTCCGCCGACGGCACCTGCGAGGGGCGGGTCGGCGTCGGCAGCGCCGTGGCCGGGCTGGCCTCCGTCGGTGACGCCCGGCGCCTGGCCGACCTCGCCCTGAGCATCTGCCCGCCCGACGGCGGCACGGTCCGCCTCACCGAGCACCTGCCCGAAGCCCTCGTGATCTCCTGCCCGGAACTGGGCGCGACCCTCACCGAGCAGGTCCTCGGCCCGCTGCTGCGGCTGGAACCGGCCGACCGGGACGTACTGCTGGACACCCTTGCCGCCTGGTTCGCCTGCGACGGCTCCGCCCAGCGGGCCGGTGAGCAGCTCTACTGCCACCGCAACACCGTCCTGAACCGACTCCGCCGCTGCGAGCAGCTCACCGGCCGCTCCCTGGCGCGCCCGCTGGACGTCGTACAGATCAGCCTCGCCCTGACGGCACGCCGACTGCTGCGCGGCTGA
- a CDS encoding ABC transporter ATP-binding protein: MPEAPPDEEAALYVEGLDVTYGRALSALRSVSLTVPHGAIVTLLGPNGAGKTTLLRAVSGTLRLHRGAITAGRIRYGATELDGRDPVAAVRAGVVQVPEGRRVFAGLTVDENLRSGGLGLGRRRPAQIAESRDRVFALFPRLAERTGQAAGLLSGGEQQMLAIGRALMAAPRLLLLDEPSLGLAPQMVYRIAEVIREINAQGTAVLLVEQNAGMALSLADTAHVLEVGEVRLSGPADELARTDAVRRLYLGETTETEATETAENTGTTEGQGAA; this comes from the coding sequence ATGCCCGAAGCACCACCGGACGAAGAGGCCGCCCTGTACGTCGAGGGCCTCGACGTGACCTACGGCCGCGCCCTGTCCGCCCTTCGTTCCGTGTCCCTGACCGTCCCGCACGGCGCGATCGTCACCCTGCTCGGCCCCAACGGCGCGGGCAAGACGACCCTGCTGCGGGCGGTGTCGGGCACCCTGCGCCTGCATCGCGGCGCGATCACGGCCGGCCGTATCCGCTACGGCGCCACAGAACTCGACGGCCGCGACCCGGTCGCGGCCGTGCGGGCCGGCGTCGTACAAGTCCCCGAGGGACGCCGGGTCTTCGCCGGTCTCACCGTCGACGAGAACCTCCGCTCCGGCGGCCTCGGCCTCGGCAGGCGCCGCCCCGCTCAGATCGCCGAGTCCCGGGACCGGGTCTTCGCGCTCTTCCCGCGACTGGCCGAACGCACCGGGCAGGCCGCCGGACTGCTCTCCGGCGGCGAGCAGCAGATGCTCGCCATCGGCCGCGCCCTGATGGCCGCCCCTCGCCTGCTCCTGCTGGACGAGCCCTCCCTCGGCCTCGCCCCGCAGATGGTCTACCGGATCGCCGAGGTGATCCGCGAGATCAACGCCCAGGGCACCGCCGTCCTCCTGGTCGAGCAGAACGCGGGCATGGCCCTGTCCCTCGCCGACACCGCCCATGTCCTGGAGGTCGGAGAGGTCCGGCTCTCCGGCCCCGCCGACGAACTCGCCCGCACGGACGCCGTACGACGCCTGTACCTCGGCGAGACCACCGAGACCGAGGCAACTGAGACCGCCGAGAACACCGGCACTACCGAGGGGCAGGGAGCCGCGTGA
- a CDS encoding ABC transporter ATP-binding protein gives MTVRTTAPPELAATDVTVRFAGLTALDTVSFTVVPGTVHALIGPNGAGKSTCFNVLSGLCRPATGAVRLGDAELTRLAPHRIAALGVARTFQNIVTTQGTVADNLMLGRHALTRAGFAASALRLPHVRREQREHLARAREIAELTGLAQHFDSPVALLSYGDRKRVELARALCLEPRVLLLDEPVAGMNAAERARTVEVVHAVRAELGLSVVLVEHDMGLVMRLADEVTVLDFGRAIAHGTPDEVRRDPEVLRAYLGTGAEEEDAA, from the coding sequence GTGACCGTCCGCACCACCGCACCACCCGAACTCGCCGCGACGGACGTGACCGTCCGCTTCGCCGGGCTCACGGCCCTGGACACCGTGTCCTTCACCGTCGTCCCGGGCACCGTCCACGCGCTCATCGGACCCAACGGAGCGGGCAAGTCCACCTGCTTCAACGTGCTGTCGGGGCTCTGCCGCCCGGCCACGGGCGCCGTACGCCTCGGGGACGCCGAACTGACCCGGCTCGCCCCGCACCGCATCGCCGCCCTCGGCGTCGCCCGCACCTTCCAGAACATCGTCACCACCCAGGGCACGGTCGCCGACAACCTGATGCTCGGCCGGCACGCCCTGACCCGCGCCGGGTTCGCAGCCAGCGCGCTGCGTCTGCCGCACGTTCGGCGCGAGCAGCGCGAGCATCTCGCCCGCGCCCGGGAGATCGCCGAACTCACCGGTCTGGCACAGCACTTCGACAGCCCCGTCGCCCTGCTCTCCTACGGCGACCGCAAGCGCGTCGAGCTCGCCCGCGCCCTGTGCCTGGAACCCCGGGTCCTGCTGCTGGACGAGCCGGTCGCCGGGATGAACGCGGCCGAGCGCGCCCGCACGGTCGAGGTCGTGCACGCCGTACGCGCCGAACTCGGCCTGTCCGTGGTGCTGGTGGAGCACGACATGGGCCTCGTGATGCGGCTCGCCGACGAGGTCACCGTCCTCGACTTCGGCCGCGCCATCGCGCACGGCACCCCGGACGAGGTGCGCCGCGACCCGGAAGTGCTGCGCGCCTACCTCGGCACCGGCGCCGAAGAGGAGGACGCGGCATGA
- a CDS encoding branched-chain amino acid ABC transporter permease, with product MTTFLDNVFNGLALGAVYALVALGFVIIFKASGVMNFAHGSLLLLGGYVTAVLHDDLGFAGALAVSVLVTAAVAGAMDRFLLQAGGGADPHAAHVQTIVTIGVDIVILTDLSRRIGGDLLSLGDPWGDSVSGLGPVTVADSRIAAIVVSTVVIAGVFALFRYTNWGLSLRASAEDVEAAALMGVRLVRVRTLAWCLAGALAALAAVFLAAFPAPGLERTTGQIALKAFPAAILGGMASPPGALAGSLLIGLTEALVAGYQSDLHVLGEGFGDVAPYAVMVLVLLIRPTGLFGGKAAVRV from the coding sequence ATGACCACCTTCCTGGACAACGTCTTCAACGGACTCGCCCTCGGCGCCGTCTACGCCCTCGTCGCCCTCGGCTTCGTCATCATCTTCAAGGCGTCCGGCGTCATGAACTTCGCGCACGGCTCGCTGCTCCTGCTCGGCGGCTACGTCACCGCCGTACTCCACGACGACCTCGGTTTCGCCGGAGCGCTCGCCGTGTCCGTCCTGGTGACCGCGGCCGTGGCCGGCGCCATGGACCGCTTCCTGCTCCAGGCCGGCGGGGGAGCCGACCCGCACGCCGCCCATGTGCAGACCATCGTCACCATCGGCGTCGACATCGTCATCCTCACCGACCTGTCGCGGCGCATCGGCGGCGACCTGCTCTCGCTCGGCGACCCCTGGGGCGACTCGGTGAGCGGTCTCGGACCGGTGACCGTCGCCGACAGCCGGATCGCGGCGATCGTGGTGTCCACCGTCGTCATCGCCGGAGTCTTCGCCCTGTTCCGGTACACGAACTGGGGCCTGTCGCTGCGCGCGTCGGCCGAGGACGTGGAAGCGGCCGCCCTGATGGGCGTACGGCTGGTGCGGGTGCGCACCCTCGCCTGGTGCCTGGCCGGAGCGCTGGCCGCGCTGGCGGCGGTGTTCCTCGCCGCGTTCCCCGCGCCCGGCCTGGAACGCACGACAGGGCAGATCGCGCTGAAGGCGTTCCCGGCGGCCATCCTCGGCGGGATGGCGTCACCGCCCGGCGCCCTCGCGGGCAGCCTGCTGATCGGACTCACCGAGGCCCTCGTCGCCGGCTACCAGTCCGACCTGCACGTCCTGGGCGAGGGATTCGGCGACGTCGCGCCCTACGCGGTGATGGTGCTGGTGCTCCTGATTCGGCCCACCGGGCTGTTCGGCGGAAAGGCGGCGGTCCGTGTCTGA